The Pueribacillus theae genome has a window encoding:
- a CDS encoding small, acid-soluble spore protein, alpha/beta type: MARRGGVMSDRLKEEIAKELGFYDTVQKEGWGGIRARDAGNMVKRAIQKAEEQLGNQKQS; the protein is encoded by the coding sequence GTGGCAAGAAGAGGTGGCGTAATGTCTGATCGCTTAAAAGAAGAGATTGCAAAAGAATTGGGCTTTTACGATACCGTTCAAAAAGAAGGCTGGGGAGGAATTCGCGCCCGTGATGCCGGGAACATGGTGAAGCGCGCGATTCAAAAGGCCGAAGAACAGTTAGGTAACCAGAAGCAGTCTTAA
- the veg gene encoding biofilm formation stimulator Veg: MGKTIVEIKEALDARIGKPLTLKANGGRRKTIERSGILEETFPSVFIIKLDQDSNSFERVSYSYTDVLTETVELTFGDDKKKAVVVGQ, translated from the coding sequence ATGGGTAAAACAATAGTTGAGATCAAGGAAGCTTTAGATGCTCGTATCGGTAAACCATTAACATTAAAGGCAAATGGTGGACGCCGTAAAACGATTGAAAGATCCGGCATCCTAGAAGAAACATTCCCATCTGTATTTATTATAAAATTAGATCAAGATTCAAATTCATTTGAACGGGTTTCTTATAGCTACACAGATGTTTTAACAGAAACAGTCGAACTTACATTTGGAGATGACAAAAAGAAGGCAGTTGTAGTTGGGCAGTAA
- the ispE gene encoding 4-(cytidine 5'-diphospho)-2-C-methyl-D-erythritol kinase, which translates to MRLSVKAPAKINLALDVLYKREDNYHEVKMVMTTIDLADRIEIMELSEDVIEIDSSDGFIPVDKRNLAYKAAELLKSRFGIRKGCKIEITKIIPVAAGLAGGSSDCAAVLKGLNQMWKLGLTTQELAELGAEIGSDVSFCVYGGTALATGRGEIIEKIASPLPVWVVLAKPPISVSTSDIYQKLDVNTCRHPDVEQMVKALEQKNYALMCEQLGNSLEDVTMKYYPKVAKIKQQMEKLGADGVLMSGSGPTVFGLTRFENKKHRLVNGLRGFCNQVYAVRLIG; encoded by the coding sequence TTGAGATTATCCGTAAAAGCGCCCGCAAAAATAAATTTGGCATTAGATGTTCTGTATAAGAGGGAAGATAACTATCATGAGGTAAAAATGGTTATGACGACGATTGATTTAGCCGATCGTATCGAAATAATGGAGCTTAGTGAAGATGTGATTGAAATTGATTCGTCAGACGGATTTATTCCGGTTGATAAGCGAAACCTTGCTTATAAAGCGGCAGAATTGCTGAAATCTCGTTTTGGCATCAGAAAGGGATGTAAAATTGAAATCACAAAAATCATTCCGGTTGCGGCCGGCCTTGCAGGGGGAAGCAGTGATTGCGCCGCCGTTTTAAAAGGGTTGAATCAGATGTGGAAGCTTGGCTTAACAACGCAGGAACTTGCCGAATTAGGCGCCGAAATCGGATCGGACGTTTCATTTTGCGTTTATGGCGGTACGGCGCTAGCAACAGGAAGAGGCGAAATCATTGAGAAAATCGCTTCACCCCTTCCTGTATGGGTGGTGCTCGCAAAGCCCCCAATCAGCGTCTCTACGTCAGACATTTATCAAAAGTTGGACGTGAACACTTGCAGGCACCCGGACGTTGAGCAAATGGTGAAAGCCCTTGAACAAAAAAATTATGCATTAATGTGCGAACAGCTTGGCAATTCCCTTGAAGATGTAACGATGAAGTACTATCCGAAAGTCGCGAAAATTAAACAGCAAATGGAAAAGCTGGGCGCTGACGGCGTTTTAATGAGCGGAAGCGGGCCAACCGTATTTGGGTTAACCCGGTTTGAAAACAAGAAGCATAGGCTTGTGAATGGGTTGCGTGGTTTTTGCAACCAAGTGTATGCTGTACGGCTGATCGGTTAA
- the spoVG gene encoding septation regulator SpoVG has product MEITDVRLRRVNTEGRMRAIASITLDREFVVHDIRVIDGNNGLFVAMPSKRTPDGEFRDIAHPITSNTREKIQTAVLAEYERVGDSEETSLEEAGAS; this is encoded by the coding sequence ATGGAGATAACTGATGTAAGATTACGTCGCGTCAATACAGAAGGGCGAATGAGAGCGATTGCCTCCATTACACTCGATCGAGAGTTTGTCGTCCATGATATTCGTGTGATCGATGGGAATAACGGGCTGTTCGTGGCAATGCCAAGCAAGCGTACACCGGACGGTGAATTCCGGGATATTGCACACCCAATTACATCGAATACGAGAGAAAAGATTCAAACTGCTGTATTGGCGGAATATGAGCGTGTCGGCGATTCTGAAGAAACTTCCCTTGAAGAAGCAGGCGCATCGTAA
- the rsmA gene encoding 16S rRNA (adenine(1518)-N(6)/adenine(1519)-N(6))-dimethyltransferase RsmA — MNKEISSPRRTKEILEKHGFSFKKSLGQNFLVDANVLEKIVAAANVTDSTGIIEIGPGFGALTEKLAQKANKVVAFEIDGRLIPILKENLSDYKNIALIHQDVLKANIHAVIEKEFQKEQDLMVVANLPYYATTPILLKLLEDKLPIRGIVCMIQKEVAERISAEPGTKDYGSLTIAVQYYAQAETAFTVPGNVFVPKPNVDSAVLKLHMLKEPSVQVIDEKLFFEVVRASFAQRRKTILNNLAKNLNVPIAKADLQVMLTDLEIEPSRRGETLSIKEFAFLANAVHRRLKG; from the coding sequence ATGAATAAAGAAATTTCATCGCCGAGACGAACGAAAGAAATATTGGAAAAACACGGTTTCTCCTTTAAAAAAAGCTTGGGGCAAAATTTTTTAGTCGATGCCAATGTTTTAGAAAAAATTGTGGCCGCTGCAAATGTAACAGATTCAACCGGCATTATTGAAATTGGCCCCGGTTTTGGGGCACTTACAGAAAAATTAGCGCAAAAAGCAAACAAGGTCGTCGCTTTTGAAATTGATGGGCGGCTCATTCCTATTTTAAAAGAAAACTTGTCGGATTATAAAAATATTGCACTCATCCATCAAGACGTATTGAAAGCCAATATTCATGCTGTCATCGAAAAGGAATTTCAGAAAGAACAGGATTTGATGGTTGTTGCTAATTTGCCGTATTACGCAACGACACCAATTTTATTGAAGCTGCTCGAAGATAAGCTTCCCATTCGCGGAATTGTCTGCATGATTCAAAAGGAAGTAGCAGAACGGATTTCCGCTGAGCCCGGGACGAAAGATTACGGCTCCCTTACCATTGCTGTCCAATATTATGCGCAGGCAGAAACAGCGTTTACAGTGCCTGGCAATGTATTTGTTCCGAAGCCCAATGTCGATTCTGCTGTTCTTAAGCTGCATATGCTTAAAGAGCCATCCGTTCAAGTTATAGACGAAAAACTGTTTTTTGAAGTCGTTCGGGCTTCCTTTGCGCAGCGGCGGAAAACGATTTTAAATAATTTAGCAAAAAATTTGAATGTGCCTATAGCTAAAGCAGACCTCCAAGTGATGTTAACGGATCTTGAAATTGAACCTTCAAGGCGTGGAGAGACGCTTTCAATCAAAGAGTTTGCGTTTCTTGCGAATGCAGTCCATCGTCGTCTTAAAGGATAG
- a CDS encoding RidA family protein: MKKIETNGAPAAIGPYSQGIAIDNFFFTSGQIPLTPEGKMAEQDITKQTHQVFANLKAVLEAAGASFDSVIKTTVYIKDMNDFPVINDIYASYFGEHKPARSCVEVARLPKDALIEIDLIARMY, from the coding sequence ATGAAAAAAATCGAAACGAACGGCGCTCCGGCAGCGATAGGTCCTTATTCCCAGGGAATCGCGATCGATAACTTTTTTTTCACTTCTGGGCAGATTCCGCTAACGCCTGAAGGAAAGATGGCTGAGCAAGACATAACGAAACAGACGCACCAAGTATTTGCTAATCTTAAAGCGGTATTGGAAGCGGCAGGCGCTTCTTTTGATTCGGTTATAAAAACAACAGTGTATATTAAAGACATGAATGATTTTCCTGTCATCAACGACATTTACGCTTCCTATTTCGGCGAACACAAGCCTGCCAGATCTTGTGTCGAAGTCGCAAGATTGCCGAAGGATGCATTGATTGAAATCGATTTGATCGCACGAATGTATTAA
- the purR gene encoding pur operon repressor: MKIRRSGRLVDMTHYLLLHPYQLVPLTFFSERYRSAKSSISEDLVIIKEQFEQQGIGTILTVPGAAGGVKFISKMSKQEAIKIEEELKQLLAVPERILPGGYLYMTDILGHPKYINQIGRLFASVFSGNQIDVVMTVATKGIPLAYSVASHLNVPVVVVRRDSRVTEGSTVSINYISGSSKRIQTMTLARRSLTAGANVLIIDDFMKAGGTINGMISLLDEFQATLAGIGVFVESEGTEERLVEKYVSMLKLTRVDEKEKRIEIATGNYTDEEEKFLSR, encoded by the coding sequence ATGAAAATAAGGCGCAGTGGGCGTTTAGTTGATATGACACATTACTTGCTTCTACACCCTTATCAACTCGTGCCTTTAACTTTTTTTTCTGAGCGTTATCGATCGGCGAAGTCTTCAATTAGCGAAGATTTGGTGATTATAAAAGAACAATTCGAACAACAAGGGATTGGAACAATTTTGACTGTTCCAGGGGCTGCCGGCGGGGTGAAATTTATTTCCAAAATGAGCAAGCAAGAAGCTATAAAAATTGAGGAAGAGCTTAAGCAATTGCTTGCAGTTCCTGAGCGCATTTTACCGGGCGGTTACTTATATATGACAGACATTCTTGGCCATCCGAAGTATATTAATCAAATTGGCCGGTTGTTTGCTTCCGTCTTTTCTGGCAATCAAATTGATGTTGTCATGACCGTCGCTACAAAGGGAATCCCTCTTGCTTATTCTGTTGCTTCCCATTTGAATGTCCCTGTTGTCGTCGTCCGAAGGGACAGCCGCGTGACAGAAGGATCAACCGTTAGCATCAATTATATTTCCGGATCCTCGAAACGGATCCAAACGATGACCCTTGCAAGGAGAAGCTTAACAGCAGGAGCCAATGTATTAATTATTGATGACTTTATGAAAGCGGGAGGAACGATTAACGGCATGATCAGCCTTCTTGATGAATTTCAAGCGACTCTTGCAGGGATTGGTGTTTTCGTGGAATCTGAAGGAACAGAAGAACGACTTGTTGAAAAATATGTCTCAATGTTAAAATTAACTCGTGTTGATGAAAAAGAAAAACGTATTGAAATTGCCACCGGCAATTATACGGATGAAGAAGAAAAATTTTTATCCCGGTGA
- the yabG gene encoding sporulation peptidase YabG — protein MKIQADSIVARKSYNCDILFRVVHIHEDSQIVDLIGEEMRLSADAPLSDLVLMPEEEKNKLRNQLKKKVDRSFRLFRQDFKLLQQKREYVSTGGYKHDERYFELPGKVLHVDGDNRYLEKCLQLYEKLGVPVVGVHMSEADMPQRVPKLLDQVRPDVLVITGHDAFLKMKGGKKDLQAYRHSKHFVRTVKEVRTKIRHLDQLVIFAGACQSHFESLIKAGANFASSPERVNIHALDPVYIVSKICLTSFMDRVHVMDVLRNTLSNEGGLGGVETRGLLRTGMPIEKDLEKQEDLPSN, from the coding sequence GTGAAGATTCAAGCAGATTCGATTGTAGCAAGAAAGTCTTACAATTGTGATATTCTCTTTCGTGTCGTTCATATTCATGAAGATTCACAAATTGTTGACCTCATTGGCGAAGAAATGCGGCTTTCTGCGGATGCTCCCCTTTCTGATCTTGTCCTTATGCCAGAAGAAGAAAAAAATAAATTACGGAATCAATTGAAAAAGAAAGTCGATCGTTCCTTTCGTTTATTTCGCCAAGATTTTAAGCTTTTGCAGCAAAAACGCGAATACGTTTCAACGGGCGGGTATAAGCATGACGAACGGTATTTTGAACTGCCTGGAAAAGTACTTCATGTGGACGGCGATAATCGCTATTTAGAAAAGTGCCTTCAATTATATGAAAAGCTTGGCGTTCCGGTTGTAGGCGTCCATATGAGCGAGGCGGACATGCCGCAGCGCGTTCCCAAATTGCTTGATCAAGTCCGGCCTGATGTCTTGGTAATCACAGGGCATGATGCCTTTTTAAAAATGAAAGGCGGGAAAAAGGATTTGCAGGCGTACCGGCATTCTAAACATTTTGTGAGGACAGTAAAAGAAGTACGGACAAAAATTCGCCACCTTGATCAACTCGTTATTTTTGCCGGCGCATGCCAATCCCACTTTGAATCCCTTATTAAAGCTGGCGCAAATTTTGCAAGTTCGCCTGAACGTGTTAACATCCATGCCCTTGATCCGGTATATATCGTTTCAAAAATATGCCTTACCTCTTTTATGGATCGTGTTCACGTCATGGATGTTCTGCGCAATACGCTTTCAAACGAAGGCGGGTTGGGCGGAGTGGAGACACGCGGGCTGCTAAGAACAGGAATGCCGATCGAAAAGGACTTGGAAAAGCAAGAGGATTTGCCTTCTAATTGA
- a CDS encoding G5 and 3D domain-containing protein, with protein sequence MEANGKRFSGLLKGKKFLLILFSVIVLSVVTGFSVYETMKSDVILSLDGKEIQVKSHANSVAEVLEEQDIDVNQHDFIEPALDAAIEDGMKVVWKPAKQVVLNIDGKKHDIWTVKDTVGDVLEERKITVKEHDKINPAQSEAIEENLEIQFESAFEIPLVIGDKEKKVWTTSTTVADLLKEQKVELNELDRVEPGKDEEVSPETKINVVRVEKVTDVVEEAVAFATVTKKDGSLSKGKEKVIDEGQKGKVKKHYEVILENGKEVKRKLVKEEKVKDSKNRIVAVGTKEVPKTVSRKQSASSNEPSAQAAAKAPSGGKTIYMSSTAYTANCSGCSGVTATGVNLKANPGAKVVAVDPNVIPLGTKVHVEGYGYAIAADTGGAIKGNRIDVFVPSNSKATSWGRKNVKVKIVD encoded by the coding sequence ATGGAAGCAAACGGGAAGCGTTTTTCCGGGCTGCTCAAGGGGAAGAAGTTTTTACTCATTCTATTTAGTGTGATTGTACTTAGTGTGGTTACTGGTTTTTCGGTGTATGAGACGATGAAATCCGATGTCATACTTTCTCTTGATGGTAAAGAAATCCAAGTTAAGTCACATGCAAATTCAGTTGCTGAAGTGCTTGAAGAGCAAGATATTGACGTAAATCAACACGATTTCATCGAGCCTGCATTAGATGCTGCAATTGAAGATGGAATGAAAGTTGTATGGAAACCTGCAAAGCAAGTTGTTTTAAATATAGATGGGAAGAAACATGATATATGGACTGTGAAAGATACGGTTGGGGATGTTCTTGAAGAACGCAAAATTACAGTGAAAGAGCATGACAAAATAAACCCAGCCCAGTCAGAAGCGATTGAGGAAAATCTTGAAATTCAATTTGAGTCCGCCTTTGAAATTCCACTTGTAATTGGCGATAAAGAGAAAAAAGTGTGGACCACTTCGACTACGGTCGCTGATCTTTTAAAAGAACAAAAGGTAGAGCTTAATGAACTTGACCGAGTAGAACCTGGAAAAGATGAAGAAGTTTCCCCTGAAACGAAAATTAACGTCGTTCGCGTGGAAAAGGTCACCGATGTAGTGGAAGAAGCAGTTGCCTTTGCGACTGTAACGAAAAAAGATGGATCCCTGTCCAAAGGGAAAGAAAAAGTCATTGATGAGGGCCAAAAAGGCAAAGTGAAGAAACATTATGAGGTCATTCTTGAGAACGGCAAAGAAGTCAAACGTAAACTGGTGAAAGAAGAGAAAGTAAAGGACAGCAAAAATCGAATTGTTGCTGTCGGAACAAAGGAAGTGCCGAAAACCGTTTCGCGTAAGCAGTCTGCGTCTTCCAACGAGCCATCTGCACAAGCTGCTGCCAAAGCGCCATCAGGCGGTAAAACGATTTATATGTCAAGCACAGCTTATACGGCAAATTGTTCCGGCTGTTCAGGTGTGACAGCAACAGGGGTTAACTTAAAAGCAAACCCAGGAGCGAAAGTGGTTGCCGTCGATCCGAATGTCATTCCACTAGGCACAAAAGTCCATGTCGAAGGGTATGGATATGCCATTGCTGCAGACACCGGAGGGGCGATTAAAGGGAACAGAATCGATGTATTCGTTCCATCAAATTCAAAAGCAACCTCCTGGGGAAGAAAAAATGTGAAAGTAAAAATTGTCGATTAA
- the rnmV gene encoding ribonuclease M5 has product MKIREIIVVEGKSDTEKIKQAVDADTLETNGSEISSETLKRIQVAQERRGVIVFTDPDYPGERIRKIISSSVPGVKHAFLMKKDAKAKNGKGLGIEHAPIEAVREALSSVREEMPDEKETIPWEVLVGLQLIGGGNARNLREQLGNVLNIGYMNGKQLYKRLNMFQITLEELEQAVHQIKEGETNE; this is encoded by the coding sequence ATGAAAATTCGTGAAATCATTGTGGTCGAAGGAAAAAGCGACACAGAAAAAATTAAACAAGCAGTTGATGCTGATACACTGGAGACGAATGGTTCAGAAATTAGCAGCGAAACGTTAAAAAGGATTCAAGTTGCACAGGAAAGGCGCGGGGTCATTGTGTTCACCGATCCGGATTATCCCGGAGAGCGAATCCGTAAAATCATTAGTTCATCTGTTCCCGGTGTGAAGCATGCCTTCCTTATGAAAAAGGATGCGAAAGCAAAGAATGGAAAAGGGCTTGGCATTGAGCACGCTCCAATTGAAGCGGTAAGGGAGGCTCTCTCATCTGTTAGGGAAGAGATGCCTGATGAGAAAGAAACCATTCCATGGGAAGTGCTCGTTGGCCTTCAGCTAATTGGCGGGGGAAATGCCCGCAACTTGCGTGAGCAGCTCGGAAACGTATTAAATATTGGCTATATGAATGGAAAACAGTTGTATAAAAGATTAAATATGTTCCAAATTACACTGGAAGAGCTTGAACAAGCGGTCCATCAAATCAAAGAGGGGGAAACAAATGAATAA